The Meleagris gallopavo isolate NT-WF06-2002-E0010 breed Aviagen turkey brand Nicholas breeding stock chromosome 25, Turkey_5.1, whole genome shotgun sequence genomic interval CAAGCCCACGGGTGACCTTGAGGTCACTGGAAACACTTGGCATTGAAAATAAGCAGAGCTGGTAGCTTGGGGTCTCCAGGCTTCTCGTGTTACACTCCCTTGCATAGTGGAATGTAAAACACGTTTTATATGGCAAACACTGAAATTGTGTTTGGGATTGTCAGTAGCAGTGCCCATCTCTGGCAGTGGCTCTTTGCTTTTGCCCCACTTGGAGGCTGTTTCCATGAGCTCACTTGCACTCCAGCTGTGTTTTTGCAAACCCGTGTGTTAGTTTGGTGCTTTCAGGAAGAGCCATTCCTGGGCCCAAACTGTGCATGGAGAGTGCAGTGCTTGTGAACTGTGGCAGGATGGCAAGTCTAAATAAGATGCATGTGGTAGAGTATGCATGTGGGGAAAGGAGCTGGACTGCAGATAGGGAAAAAGCCTCATCTAGTACAGCTAGCACTTGGACTTGCCTGTGTAACTGGATAATGCAATTGGCTGCTGGTTTTCAGCAAGTTTGGGAAAGTCTGTGCCCAGTCTTACATATGCAGGTCAGAGCAGTTAGCACGCACACATTGTCCAGGAATGAGCACACTTCAAGCAAAAACACCAGTATAGGGCTTAGAGCAGCAAGCTTTGCTTGCTGGGCTGCATTCCTCACTGCTGTTGCCTAAGCCTATCACAGGCATTTGCAGTGGCATGAGTGGCCTTGCTGGCCCATCTCTGTTTCATGGAACtccattttgcttcttttcttacATCCTTTTTATGTGCTTGAACTGCAATGAAAATTCATGATACGCATCTGCAGAGAAAGGTCTCTTTCTTAGTGGAGAAAAGCAGTGAGTGCGTGTTGCTGGATGGAATGCTTGCTGGACTTAGGTGGAGAGCTGGAACCACCATTAGCAGTCTCTGCATGCTTTACAACATACTGTATCTTGGGCCTGCTCACCTGCATGATGCTTTAATTTACTTCCCAGAATCATGGTGTTGCTATTCTCCTCCCCTCTGGTGCTGGCGCTGCTTGGTTTGCACCCTGCAGGTGGTGgcccagctgctgcttggggctgtggggcacagcagggctggtgctgctcttcatgtgctgcctgcacagccaGATCGCATCCTCCCCCTCATCCTGCTGTCTAATTAAATAGATACAAATTGCCATTCCCACGCTGTTAAGCCTTTGTCTGCCTTGAGGTTCTGTGTCTGATGTGACTTTGGGAGGAGGTGTGCTGCAGTACTGATTTCAGAGTAATCTGTGCTAAGAAGTTACTGCTCAATGCCTCAAAACTCAGTTCCTCTTATAAAGTTCCTTGCGTGATTTATTCCAGCATCAGCTGGTCTTTTTCTGACTATAAATGTTAGGTCCCTCTTGAACACTGTGTAGCTTTTGTTTCAGAGCCTCACAAAAATGCAGCCCTGGGGGCTCAGTGATGCCCCTAACCTCTGCCTGCCACGTGGTGGGGAGATGACATTGTGCACAGAAAGTTATTGCCAAAGGGTGCTTTCCTCATCCCATCTCCCTTCCAGGGAAGGCCAAGGGAAACCTCATGTCTGAAAAACGTTTTGGGCCTTGGGGGGCAGGAGGGGGTGGTGTGGGGTCcgccccagcacagctgctctcagGGCTGTGGTGTGCTGGGAGGCCCTGCAGGACCGTCCCGTCCCTCTCTCTCTGGTTCCCAGGTAATGACTGTGATGGTTGAGGTTTCCAAACGATTCCTCTGCATTTTGGCTACGCTTGGACTTTGCAGTGAGGAGAAGGGTGTGTTGTTGTTAGTGCTCCAGTGCATTAGTGTTCTTTTCCTGGCAGCCTGTGGGCTGCTGATGATGTGGGGAAGTGGGGATAGCTCTCACTTCCAGCTGGCTGTTTTAGAAACCCATTTCGTTGGCAAAAGTTTTCTTCCTGCCAACCCCTACAAAAAGGAATAGCCTTAAATAAATGGAGATCTCTTTGTGATGTGACTACCAGTATTCAGGCTTGGATTTCCGTTTCGGTACCCACCTCTGTCCTGCCAGCTGTCAGACAGTGCCTGCTGTAGCCATGGGCTGACACAGGTGGCAAAGTCCGTGCAGCTGGGGCAGTGCCTGCATGCATCATCGTGTTGGGACAGGCTCACTTCTCTCACAGCTTTTCAGGCTCTCATGACAGCAAATGGCTCAGTGCCCTGATGAACACAAGTGACGGTTTTCCCACGTGCAAAGCTGTATGTGTTTTGCTTCATTTGataggagaagaagaaaaaaaagaagcacaagaGTAAGCAGTCCTCCGAGTCTGACTCAGACAGCTCTGACTCGGACAGCGATGGGGCTCAGCCAGCCAGCAAGAGGTCCAAGCATTCGGGGAAGACCAGCAAGGctcagaagaagaagaaaaagaagcataagAAGAAGACCAAAGAGTGACAGCAGGCAGAGAGGGGCACTGCTGTTGTGAACGTGCTGCTGGGAGCAAGCAGGAGCAAGTCAGCGTGCTCCTTGCAGCAAGTCAAGGAGTTTCCttcttccaaaagtaatgctcaGCCTGTGTTGTTAAAGTTGTTGACTTTGCTGTAAGTTTTCCTCTGCTACCTTAGGCATGGGCTGCCTTTATCTCCCACCGAGGCCAGTGGGCATGCCTGCCAGCGTAGTCTAATTAATTACACCCATTCATCAGCCCCTCTGTCTTGTAGCCTCCTGTTGGGCTGGGTAAGCTGCCACCACCCTGCAGGCTCCCTGGTCAGCGTCAGCCCTGAGCTGTGGCATCAGTCCCGGATGGAGTTGCCTGAAAAAGGTGGAGCCGTGTGTCCCTGCACCCCAGCCTGCCTGCACACGTGCTCTGTTGGATGGGTGCAGCTGCAGTgactgagcacagccctgctgcacaaCTGCTCCAAGGAAGGGCACTGCTATCTGTGCCCTAACCCCACTCCTTTCCCAATGCAAGGCACTGCCTGGAGGGGCTTGGTTCACAAGTTGGCTTGAGTACACAAACCCTCCCCctgctgcattcattttttttgccTGTAAACATTGAAAGTGGCAGAGTAAGAAGCGAAGTGGTGAGTGGTGATATTTTAAGTAAACATTAACTGTGGTGTATTTGCTGCCTTTGTAAAGgatggaaaataaatctctcAAATCTCCGGGTGTACTTTGtactgttctttcttttgtgtgctCCACACTTTCATCTTGAGCAGTGGATAAAAGAGCCCTTGGCTTGCAAGCTGAGAACTGCCTGTTGGGGAGGAGATGGGATGTGTTGTGGAGTTTTGATAACGAGGCAGGGGAGAAGCTCTGTGCCAGAGCCTGCAGGGCTTCCCTTGGTGAGGATGCCATCCCCACAAAAAGGCTGGTGTGCGGTGGGGCTCGCTGTGCCTTTTGGTGATGGCCTGTACCAGTGACAGCATTGTGAGTCCTGTAACTGGAGCTGAAGGTCAGGGAAGTTTTGCTGAAATGGGGCTGTTTCCAGCGCTGCTTGCCCAaatctcagcacagcagggctggggctgggcacaGGGCTTCAGCCCCTGAACTCCTTCAGGTCCCCGTGGGCCAGCCTGACTTTGGGCTGGTCCCTTTCCAGCCCAGACCCTGACGTGCTCTTGACCTTGactcctcagctcctctgtgGCCAGGCACGTCATGCTGCCTGATGCTTTGGCAGGCAGCACCTGTCTGGATTAGTGCTGGGGAAGGATTGCTTTGGTTGGCATGACGTGCGCTCTTATCCTGAATGATTTATAGCAGAGCTGCCATTGGAGTGAACTAATATCCCCTCCAAAAAACAGGCTGTGTGTCCACCTGGCACTGCAGCGCTGATGCAATGGGTGGCAGAGACTCTGAGCGCAGTGGGACCTGCCCTAGCGTGGGCTCATCAGCCCTGTAGGTGGGAAATGGCTGACGGTGGGTTTTTCCCACATGCTCCTGTGCTTGAGAGCCCGATGGGTGCCCTGGGGGAAGACGTGTGCTGTGCAGTGGATAAAGGGGACGGTGATAGCCCATGGGTGCACATGCCAAAAGCCTTTTTCCCAAGCACGCCAGCCGCAGCTCTGTAACaacattgcttttattatttttccacgTGGGTTcgtccattaaaaaaaaagaaaaataataacaaacaTAACACCCTCACCCCAACCAGCCCCACAAGACCACAGGATCAGGGCACGGTGGCTTTGGAAGGCTCCAGCACTGTGGTGAGCCGCGCACCGCGCGGGGAAGGCAGAGACAATTCAATGCTGGAGCTGGCACTGGGGGACGGGCAGGGAGCTGGGGACAGCCTCTAGGATGCCCTCTCGTAGGTGCGGGTGGAGACAACGCTGCCCATGGTGAGAGTCTGGGGGCAAAGAGCACTGTGAGCACTGGGGTGGGACCTTGGGCATCCCCCCATCTAAAATCCTTTACATTCACTTACCAGAATCAACTTCCCATCCTTCAGCTCCCGCACTAGTGATGTCTCCTTCCCATCCCACTTCTGCACATGGACCAGCTTGCCTCCATCTAGCTTAACCAAGGACTGTGGAGAGAGAACAGAACCACCATTCCCCTCATGGTTGGAGCTTTGCTGCTCCATCCTTGCAGCTTTGGATGCTCCTTTTCATTCCACGGGGCCCAAAGACCAGCAAAGGGCACTTCCAGGATCCCTGGATGTCAGCATCCCACCTGGCTCTACTCACCCTGCTTGGCACAGGACACCAGCTGGGTCACAATTGTAGCCCCAGTTGCTCCTATTGGCACCAGGGGCCACTGTCATGGTGACCCTgccctccctgccccacagctgcatcCTGAGCTGAGCTGTTGAACAAGCTCTTGCTCATCTGGGCTCCTGTTTGCACAGCCGCTGCTGTTGACTCAGCCCTGAGAGCTCGCCCAGTGCCAAGGTTAACATGACAGAGGGCTCGGCTGTGCCAGCATGGGAAGTGGCACTGTCTGCCCAGCTCTGTTCTGCTATTGCCCCACTGCCTGGCACCCAGTCCTCTGCCTCCCAGTGACAATTCTCAGCTCCAGCCCAGGGGACCGCATGCCCCGAGCTGTCCCAGCCTCTTGTCCTCTGCAAACCTCCCTGTGACTCTGGTGCACAGGCACCCAAGGGCTGGATTTCCCATGGCTCaggtccccagcacagcacaggtgCAGCTGCGTCTCGCTGACCCCGTGGCTTGGTTGACATGGCTTGAGTCCATCCAGCCCAAGGCTTCAGTGCCTCCATGGATCAGGGCTCTGCATGGCTTAAGATTCTCCATCGTTTGGATCTTCTAATAGTTTGAGTCTCCCAGTGGTTGGATGTCCCCATAGCTTAGGACTCCCCACTACCTGCATGTCCTCAGGTCTCCCCATTGCTTGAGTCACCCCACGGTTGGATGTTCCCATTGGGTCTCACCATGATGTGGATCCCTGCAACCCACTTGCTTCCCTTCATGGGTAGGGACTCTGCATTGGTTTTGATCTCCTCATGGCTTGGGTTACCCATGGTTGGATGCCCCCAAAGCTCAGCTCTCCCCATTAGTGTATCCCCATAGCTTGGTATCCTCATGGTTCAGATGTCCCCATGACTTGGATTTCCTCTTAGCTCAGGTCTCCCCATGGCTTGGTGTCCCCATCGCTTAGGAGCCTCCATGACTTGAAAGTCCCCAAAGTTCAGGTCTCCCCATGACTTGATGTCCCCATAGCACAGATGTCCTAACGCATTGAGTGTCCCCATGGcttggctgctctgcagctcagctcccttCAGAGCTCAAGTTCTCCTCTCCCTGCACCCCAGACATTCCGGGTCCCCCCCAGTTTGGTGACTCCTCACCTTGGAGCACCCCAaagcccagcagctccacagcttcCTGCTTGGCTGCCTGGGGGCTGAAAAATGGGGCCCCATTTCATTGTCTGCCCTCTGGCAGCCAGCCGAGAGGTGTCTGAAGGGCACGTCCCTGGCTGCTTCACACGTCCCTGCCACACACCAGCAGCCAAAGAGCTTTTAGCATAGTTTCCACCAccctgagcagagcagccctgcgcTTGGGGCAAGCTGTCACGAGACAAAGCAGGCAGGCTGGTTATAGTCAAAGCTGTGCATGGAAATATCTCCTAGGGGTCAAATCTGTGCTCTACTTCTGCTCTGGTTCCCCAGCAAGATGGATGGCACCAGGATAGGCTGAGCAGATGGAGCAGAGGATGAAGACAGAGGTATGCTGCAATGTCTGCCTGGCACTACCGCCTTGCTCGCACTCGTCCCATTTCAGCCCAACTTCACTCCACACCCAGCCCTCTGCCTGCTTCCCCATGGGGCAGGAAGGAGTTTCGTGTCCTACAAGCCCCGTGGTGGCCTCCAAATCTCTTTTGCAACACAGCCACTCGGTTACAGCATCGCCTTCCACAAAACCCAGCTGCAAGTGGAGGCAAGGGGTGCAAAGGGAAAAGTGCGGAGGGAAGCAgccccccagctccctcacctTGACGTGCCTGTCGTCGGCCGTGGTCTCATCGAACTCCTCGCCCAGCTTGAAGCTGATCTCTGTGTTTTTGAAGGTGCTCTGGGTCTTCACCGTCACCTTATCGCCATCCACCTCGATGATGGTGGTGGGTTTGGTCAGGCTGGCCATCTGCCTGGTGGCAAAGCCCACCCCTGGTTGGGGAACAGGGGGTCAATGCGGTGTCCCCATGCATCACCCCAGAGTCCCTCCtggttttttgggggggctTTTTTTTTGACAGGGGGGACCCACTGCATCCCCATGGGGCCATACTTTGGGGGCGATCTGGGCATCATTCAGGGGCTGATCCTGGACATTTATGGCTGGGCGGAATGGGAAGCACCTGTGGTCACCACCCCCCCAGACCCCTCTGGGCTCATCCTGCCCAGGATGGATTCAGGACAGCGGATGGGGGCACAAAGCCCCTGGGATCCCCTTCATCAGCCCTTCCCCCACACCGGGGTTGCAGGAGGGGGATTCCACCCGTTCCCCTCCACCCTGGGCAGCAGCCCCTCCCCAGCACAGGCTCCCCAGCACAGTTGCTCTTTcgtatttttatttctatattttattatttctatttttattttcccttttaaacCCATGCAGCAGCCGACGATCCCCACCTCcccattcaggaaaaaaaaaaaaaaggcggAAAAACGGCGATTTCCGCCTTTCCGACCCCCACTCACCCAACGCCTTCATGTACTCATCGAAATTAGCCGTGTCCACCAGCTTCCAGGTGCCCACGAACGCTTCCACCATGGCGAAGCCGCGCGTGTCCccgtgtccgtctgtccccgCAGCGCCGCACCGCCCGCAGCTACCNNNNNNNNNNNNNNNNNNNNNNNNNNNNNNNNNNNNNNNNNNNNNNNNNNNNNNNNNNNNNNNNNNNNNNNNNNNNNNNNNNNNNNNNNNNNNNNNNNNNCCCCCCCCAGTTTCTCCCCATCCTGCCGTCCTTGTGGGCTGTGGGTGGGTGATGCCTGCAGTCTGAGCGCAGGGACCTCACGGCCACCTCCCCTGGGGTCACCATGCCAGGGCAGCACCTGAGTTTGCAGGGAGGACAGACACAGCCTTGCAAGCAAAGCTACCCCACCGTGCAGAGCGCACACAGCTCCCAGGGCCGGGAGTGACCCCCGTCCAGCACCCAGCCACCTGGCTTTGggcctctgctctcagcaggtTCCTATCCGGGAGGTTTGGGCAGGGAGGTGGGGGCACACGGGGCTGGCAGGGTTCGGCCCCAGCTGCCACCAACCCTGCCCACCTTTGTTCTTTCTCCACAGCGCACCTGGGAGAGCGGAGAGTGCAAAGTTGCCAAGGAATATTTGGGATGGTGCTTTGGGATGGATCTTTCCCAGAGCTTTGGAAACCTCCCCCTGAAATGCCACCCAGCAGAAGGACTTGGGAAAAGTTCACTGCTTTACAGTTCcgtgtgtttcttttcttcagccttGATTTTTACAACAAAGCATCTACTGAAACTGCACGTATGTTGGCACCGGAGCAGCTCAGTTCTGGATCTGATGGTCCACAGTTTGCAGATGCATTTGGATCTGGGTGCAGGTCCACGATCCAACCCAGCCCATCCAACGTTTGCCTGAGCACACATCCCCATTCACCAGCCTGCTGGATCCACCACTCCTGGATGTGTTCTGTCATCCTGCAGTGCGAATTTCCCCCTGCCCCggtgctgtgtgctggcatGTGCCCCCATGAGTGTTTTGGGAGGTCCAGGCATGGCCAAAGGATGGGGTTTGTAGATGTGCAGCTTTTCTGAGTGCAGAATCTGCACTACAGATATTTGATGTGCTCACAGAGCCCAGGGGAGGTGGCTGAATGCAAACTGAGCTGGGGGTGCTGGAAAAGGAGGCACTGCTCATGGATGTAAGCAGAGGAAGGACGTGGGGTGAAGGGATCCCATAGGTTAGCACCAATGATGTCCCCACCGACTCACAGTGCTTTGTTGACAATTGCAAGCCTgacctgctctgctcagccctcCCCATCAGCGTGGGGGGCAAAGGCTCCAGTAAACACCAGAGGAAAGCAAAACGTGCTGATGGAAAATAATGAGAGTGATAAAACCAACACAACGGTGCCGAGATCCTGCCTGGCTCTCGACCAGGTGGAGTTTTGCAAAGAATCAATTTTAGATTAAAAAGGTCAATATAGCATGTCAGGCTGCTTCCCTAGAAGGCGAGGAGATAACTTCATTTGCGAAAGGGTGGGGAAGGGCTGAGCGTTTTGTCCCTTGCTCTGCTTTGCCACCCTCCATCCACACCTGTGATCTTTcgttttgcttttattttattttatttttttgtggaaagaaagaaaagagacgACGTGCAAATGACGGAGgaaatattaggaggaaataaAATCAGGGTCGCATTATTCATTCATGGAGATGGGAGGAAGCTGTGAAGATAAGTGCTTTGATGTACACCAGATGCATTGTTCGTGGAAAGCCATTCTTTTTCAATATTGCTGcctttttcaaatggaaatgtgCTGCGTGGGGGATGACAGCGTGTGCTCACTGCCCCTCATTAGGGGCACAGCATTCCTAAAGCCCGAGGCCCCATGGGATGGGTGGATGGGTTGCAAGGAGGGATTGTAGAAATACCAAGAGGCTCGTAAAGGTTTTTTCAAACTGGATGAATATATGGGATGTGTTACCCCAAAGGTCAGGTCAGTGGTTGGAGCTGATGATCTTAAAGGATTTTTTCCCACCTTGATGAATCCGTGGTATGTTGTCCAGTAGGTCAGTGTGGGAATGCAAGAAAAACcgttcagagcagaagctgtggagcaagataaacagcatgagaaccaaggacacctctagaagaaagaacatctcacagCTCTGACTGGATAAGtgcctgtgtgaacggttgaagagtgtttgtagaatgctctgctGACGTGTAAAGGTGGGTGGGAAAGCTgtaggggtggatgggaaagctagaaaaagaaaacttgtgaaggtatgtaagtgatgtgagaacttgtaataaacgaTTTGGATCATTTACATCTGAGTCCGTGCCTCAGATGCTGCAGGTCAGGTTATTGGTTGGAGTTGATGATCATGAAGGTCCTTCCCAACCCAGATGaactgataggacaagggggaatggttttaaattaagagaagggaggtttaggttggatactgggaggaagtttttcccccagagggtggtgaggcactggaacaggttgcccaaggaggctgtggatgctccatccctgcaggcattcaaggccaggctggatgtggctctgggcagcctgggctgctggttggtgacctgcacacagcaggggttggaactggatgagcactgtgggcctttgcaacccaggccattctttgattctgtgataatatgGGTTACCCAGTGGGTCCAGTTAGTGGTTGGAGTGATGATGCTGAAGGTGTTTTCCAGCCCGTATGGATGGGTTACCCAATGCTTAGCTTCTGATGGCTACTCAAGCAGAAGTTCTGCCAGCCA includes:
- the LOC100541482 gene encoding fatty acid-binding protein, heart, with the protein product MVEAFVGTWKLVDTANFDEYMKALGVGFATRQMASLTKPTTIIEVDGDKVTVKTQSTFKNTEISFKLGEEFDETTADDRHVKSLVKLDGGKLVHVQKWDGKETSLVRELKDGKLILTLTMGSVVSTRTYERAS